A DNA window from Pogona vitticeps strain Pit_001003342236 chromosome 2, PviZW2.1, whole genome shotgun sequence contains the following coding sequences:
- the MAP2K6 gene encoding dual specificity mitogen-activated protein kinase kinase 6 isoform X4: MRHMPSGQIMAVKRIRATVNSQEQKRLLMDLDVSMRTVDCPFTVTFYGALFREGDVWICMELMDTSLDKFYKQVIDKGLTIPEDILGKIAVSIVKALEHLHSKLSVIHRDVKPSNVLINTLGQVKMCDFGISGYLVDSVAKTMDAGCKPYMAPERINPELNQKGYSVKSDIWSLGITMIELAILRFPYDAWGTPFQQLKQVVEEPSPQLPANAFSAEFVDFTSQCLKKNSKERPTYPELMQHPFFILHESKETDVASFVKLILGN; this comes from the exons CGAATTCGGGCAACAGTGAACAGTCAGGAGCAGAAGAGGCTGCTGATGGATCTGGATGTTTCCATGAGGACGGTAGATTGTCCTTTCACCGTCACTTTCTACGGTGCATTGTTTCGAGAG GGAGATGTATGGATTTGTATGGAACTGATGGACACTTCATTGGACAAGTTCTACAAGCAAGTAATTGATAAAGGCTTGACAATTCCAGAAGACATCTTAGGAAAAATCGCTGTCTCG atTGTAAAGGCATTAGAACACCTACACAGTAAGCTCTCTGTAATTCACAGAG ATGTGAAGCCTTCCAATGTACTGATCAATACACTAGGACAGGTTAAAATGTGTGACTTTGGAATTAGTGGTTACCTCGTTGATTCTGTGGCCAAGACAATGGACGCTGGCTGCAAACCTTACATGGCG CCAGAAAGAATCAACCCAGAATTAAACCAAAAGGGATATAGCGTCAAATCTGATATTTGGAGCCTGGGAATCACCATG ATTGAACTGGCGATCTTGCGGTTTCCGTACGATGCCTGGGGGACGCCGTTCCAGCAGCTCAAACAGGTGGTAGAGGAGCCATCGCCGCAACTCCCTGCGAATGCCTTCTCTGCAGAGTTTGTTGATTTTACCTCACAGTG cTTGAAGAAAAATTCCAAAGAAAGGCCAACGTACCCTGAGCTAATG cAACACCCTTTCTTCATCCTGCACGAATCCAAAGAGACAGACGTGGCTTCTTTTGTCAAACTCATCCTGGGAAACTGA